The region CGTGGCGTTGCTGCGAGAGATGGTCGCCTAAGCCAGCACGGGTGTCTGAACGGTCAGCGTCCACTCATAGGCGAACCAGATGAGGTCGTCGGCCACCTCCATGATGGGAGTAGCGTCGGGCATCCCATCGCCGTTGGCCCAGGCACGGGCGTTGCTTCCGTGAGACTCCTTCGAACGACAAATCTTCGTCGAGGTTGATCCCTGTAGTTACCCGATGGGCACCCCAATTATCGGGATATCGCAGGGTCTGTCGATAGAGTTGGACGCGCTGCCAGGCGCCGACACCGGGGGCTAACGAGTAGGTTCACGAGAAGGATTCCGGGGATAGGAGTGGCATGGTTGCGCTGTCTCGAAAGAAACTGTAAGAGTTAGAACGCCACGAAGGCGTTACTGAACTTCGAACTTCCCGAGTGTGGACGAAGAGTCCGAGTCGGCGCTACTGTAGATGACGCGGATGGTGTCGCCTGAACCCAGAGCCGTGGCACCGGAGGGTGAGCCGTACGAACCAGTACCCTCGCCAGGTTCGACCATATCGCCCTCGCTAATCGAGCCAGACGTGTCGTAAAACAGGACTTTGAAACTGCTTCCTGCAGACACATCCTGATTCCCATCATCCCACGGGTTGTTTGCGTTTGCAGCCGTGTCGCTATCTGTATTGTTCAGAGTCCAAGCGCTGTTTCCGTCAACCGTCACTGATATGTCGGACTCCGCGATGGAGGTTCCGGATTGGTGGGTTACTGTTACGGCCGTGAACTCAGACGTGTTAGTCGTGTTTGAACCAGTGACACTTTCGGTACTAGTGTCGAAGCCGAAGCTTGCTTGTGGAGTCGTGTTCTGAACTTGATCACCGAGACCGAGTACGAAGGTCCCGATGACTGGGCCAGAATCACCGTAATGGCCACCATTAGAATAACCCCAATAACGGGGCTGACGGCCTGCTCGTCATCGAAGAACTGCTTGAGATCCATTATTCAGGGACCTCAAACTTGCCGAGGGTGGAGGAGCTGTCCGAGTCAGGGCTGGAGTAGATGACACGGATGGTTTCGCCGCCGAAGCCGCCAGTAGTCGACGTAACAGTTACTGAACTCCCAGCAGAGACATCAGTGCTAGCACTGGGGAAATCAGCCCAGGAATACGACGTGGAATTGTCGGTCGCACTGGTGTCTCCAGTCGCGCTGAAGTTGCTCGTAGCGGAAATGTTGATGTTCGACGCAGGAATTGAGTTACCGCTCTCATGAGTAATCGTCACGTTGGTGGCGCTGTCGGCGCTGTCGAACCCGAAGCTCGCTTGCGGCGTCGTGCTCTGTATCTGATCGCCCAGTCCGAGAACGAACGTCCCGATCACAGCAGCCAAAATCACCGTAATGGCCACCATAAGGATGACCCCAATAACGGGGCTAACCGCTCTGTCGTCGTCGAATAGCTCTTTGAATTGCATTGTTGGAGGGTGTCATAGAATAGTTCTCATAGCGTGATGACGGTGCTTCCTGGATTGTCTCCGCGTTCGTCGTTGGTGATCGCAATAACGAGACGAAGGCACAGCGCGAGGAACACTTGTGCTCGTGCGTGGACGCGGCCTCGGGCGCGAACGTGCCCGAGGCCGCAGTCCTTGACGGCGTCGTTGGTTCGTTCGACTCCACTCCGGCGGTTGTACGTCTCGTCTAGCGTCGATTGCTTCAGCTGAACGTCCTCGCTGTGTTCGTCGATGCGGGCTTCGACCCTGTACTCGATGTCTTTCGGATCGTCGGTGTTTCGTGCGTTGTACGGAGCGACTGGCACGACCCCTGCGGCCAGCAGGTGGTCGTGCCAGCCGAGCGTGTCGTAGGCGCTGTCTCCAAGCATCCAGATCGGTTTCTCGACGGCGAGCGCGTCACACGTGACGCGCATCGCCGTCTCCTCTGGCGCTTGCTTGCTCTCGGTGAACTCCGCGGCAATC is a window of halophilic archaeon DL31 DNA encoding:
- a CDS encoding flagellin domain protein (KEGG: hvo:HVO_2062 hypothetical protein~TIGRFAM: Archaeal flagellin, N-terminal related~PFAM: Protein of unknown function DUF1628), with the protein product MQFKELFDDDRAVSPVIGVILMVAITVILAAVIGTFVLGLGDQIQSTTPQASFGFDSADSATNVTITHESGNSIPASNINISATSNFSATGDTSATDNSTSYSWADFPSASTDVSAGSSVTVTSTTGGFGGETIRVIYSSPDSDSSSTLGKFEVPE